In Miniphocaeibacter halophilus, the following proteins share a genomic window:
- a CDS encoding glycosyltransferase family 2 protein: protein MNTEMSIIIPAYNEEENIELIVEELEKVVNKLNISYELVFVDDGSKDKTWNKISKIGENNKNIKGIKFSRNFGKESAIFAGLNYAKGKCCAVIDSDLQHPPETLIEMYGFWKNGYDVIEGIKLERGKENKLYKWFSKLFYKLMSISTKVDMEKTSDFKLLDRKAVDEIIALPEKNMFFRAMSSWVGFKTITVGYQVQERAAGNSKWSTFGLIKYAIRNIVSFSTAPLQIVTFLGLLFLVFTIFLGIHSLYKYFSGQALGGFTTIILLQLITGSITMLSLGIIGMYISAIYDEVKNRNRYIVEKSVNIMDN, encoded by the coding sequence ATGAATACTGAAATGTCTATTATAATTCCTGCCTATAATGAAGAGGAAAATATAGAATTAATAGTTGAAGAATTAGAAAAAGTTGTTAATAAATTAAATATTAGCTACGAATTGGTTTTTGTTGACGATGGTTCTAAAGACAAGACTTGGAATAAAATTTCTAAAATTGGAGAAAACAATAAAAATATTAAGGGAATAAAATTTTCAAGAAATTTTGGTAAAGAATCTGCTATTTTTGCTGGACTTAATTATGCTAAAGGAAAATGTTGTGCTGTAATTGATAGTGATTTACAACATCCACCAGAAACCTTAATAGAAATGTATGGTTTTTGGAAAAATGGATATGATGTTATAGAAGGCATTAAATTAGAAAGAGGAAAAGAAAATAAATTATACAAATGGTTTTCTAAATTGTTTTATAAATTAATGTCCATATCAACTAAAGTGGATATGGAAAAAACCTCTGATTTTAAATTATTAGATAGAAAAGCCGTAGATGAAATAATAGCATTACCTGAAAAAAATATGTTTTTTAGAGCAATGTCCTCATGGGTTGGTTTTAAAACAATAACCGTTGGCTACCAAGTACAAGAAAGAGCAGCGGGAAATAGTAAATGGTCAACATTTGGCCTTATAAAGTATGCAATTAGAAATATTGTTTCATTTTCCACAGCTCCATTACAAATTGTTACCTTTCTAGGATTATTATTTCTTGTATTTACAATTTTTTTAGGAATTCACTCCCTATATAAATATTTTTCCGGACAGGCTTTAGGAGGATTTACAACTATAATATTATTACAATTGATTACAGGTTCCATTACGATGTTGAGTTTAGGTATAATAGGAATGTATATTTCTGCAATTTATGATGAAGTAAAAAATAGAAATAGATATATAGTAGAAAAATCTGTTAATATTATGGATAATTAA
- a CDS encoding ATP-dependent Clp protease ATP-binding subunit has protein sequence MNNKNMGNVDTLLKLSSNESYTMKHDYIGTEHILLAFMKLNSKDTEILVNAGANYENLKQVVVNSIGYGNANKIPDNLTPRVKRLMEQSREVARGLGSNFIGTEHILLALLEDDDSFSSYMLNITGVNKDKVKKELREYFASASQKANQQSRQNKGDSAIDKFAKDLNELAREGKIDPVIGRDKEIERIIQVLLRRTKNNPVLIGEPGVGKTAIAEGLAQRIVEGNVPEIIKDKEIVSLDLAGMIAGTKYRGDFEERIKSVIDELISQDNVVLFIDEFHTIIGAGGAEGAMDAANILKPVLARGELQIIGATTIDEYRKQIEKDAALERRLQPIVVEEPTVEDTIEILKGLRDKYEAHHKVVINDEAIEAAVELSNRYLTDRFLPDKAIDLIDEAASKIRIKFFVAPPDLKELEAKLEKLQTNKDQAVAMQDFEKAAELRDRIKEIKEELKNTQESWKMKKRTHEMVVGFDEIANIVSDWSNVPVTSMTKEESEKYLNLDKDLKKTVIGQDQAIESVSHAIKRARVGLKDPNKPIGSFIFVGPTGVGKTYLAKSLAKALFGEEDAMIRIDMSEYMEKHSVSRLIGSPPGYVGYDEGGQLTEAVRRKPYSVVLFDEIEKAHPDVFNALLQVLDDGRLTDSKGKVVNFKNTILIMTSNVGAHSLERKSTLGFTSSENEEKEEYDKNKEIITEELKRTFRPEFLNRVDDIIVFSNLTEKDTKKVAEIMLNEMVERLAKLEIKVSYDNKLINLVSKEGFDKTYGARPLERVIRTKIEDKLAEAILSQEVQREDEIIISTRGDKVTFKKKENKPVEVESK, from the coding sequence ATGAATAACAAAAACATGGGGAATGTAGATACACTTCTTAAACTATCGTCAAATGAAAGTTATACAATGAAACATGATTATATAGGAACAGAACATATTTTATTGGCTTTTATGAAATTAAATAGTAAAGATACAGAAATACTTGTTAACGCCGGTGCAAATTATGAAAATTTGAAACAAGTTGTAGTTAACAGTATAGGTTATGGCAATGCTAACAAGATACCTGATAATTTAACTCCAAGGGTAAAAAGATTAATGGAGCAAAGTAGAGAAGTTGCTAGAGGTTTAGGTAGCAATTTTATAGGAACAGAACATATTCTTCTAGCATTATTGGAAGATGATGATTCTTTTTCAAGCTACATGCTAAATATAACTGGAGTTAACAAGGATAAGGTTAAAAAGGAATTAAGGGAGTATTTTGCCTCAGCTAGTCAAAAGGCAAATCAGCAAAGTAGACAAAATAAAGGTGATTCAGCTATAGATAAATTTGCTAAGGATTTAAATGAATTAGCTAGAGAAGGAAAAATAGACCCGGTTATTGGTAGAGATAAGGAAATAGAAAGAATCATACAAGTTCTTTTAAGAAGAACTAAAAATAATCCAGTGCTAATTGGGGAGCCGGGAGTTGGTAAAACAGCAATAGCAGAAGGTTTAGCCCAAAGAATTGTAGAAGGTAATGTTCCGGAAATAATAAAGGACAAAGAAATCGTAAGTTTAGACCTAGCTGGAATGATAGCCGGTACAAAGTATAGAGGGGATTTTGAAGAGAGAATAAAAAGCGTAATCGATGAGTTAATAAGTCAAGACAATGTAGTTTTATTTATTGATGAATTCCATACAATAATTGGTGCCGGTGGTGCTGAAGGGGCAATGGACGCTGCCAATATATTAAAACCGGTACTAGCAAGAGGCGAGTTACAAATAATAGGTGCTACTACAATAGATGAATATAGAAAACAAATTGAAAAAGACGCTGCATTGGAAAGACGATTACAACCAATTGTAGTAGAAGAACCAACTGTTGAAGATACTATTGAAATATTAAAGGGCTTAAGGGATAAATATGAAGCCCATCATAAAGTAGTAATAAACGATGAGGCAATAGAAGCTGCAGTGGAACTTTCAAATAGATATTTAACTGATAGATTTCTACCGGATAAAGCTATAGATTTAATTGATGAAGCAGCATCTAAAATAAGAATTAAATTTTTTGTAGCTCCACCGGATTTAAAAGAGCTAGAAGCTAAACTGGAAAAATTACAGACTAATAAAGATCAAGCTGTTGCAATGCAGGATTTTGAAAAAGCAGCAGAATTAAGAGACAGAATAAAAGAAATAAAAGAAGAGTTAAAAAATACACAAGAATCTTGGAAGATGAAAAAAAGAACTCATGAAATGGTAGTAGGATTTGATGAAATAGCAAATATAGTTTCTGACTGGTCAAATGTTCCAGTTACTTCTATGACTAAAGAAGAAAGTGAAAAATACTTGAATTTAGACAAGGATTTAAAGAAGACTGTAATAGGACAGGATCAGGCAATAGAATCAGTATCCCATGCAATAAAAAGAGCAAGAGTAGGGTTAAAAGATCCTAATAAACCAATTGGTTCCTTTATTTTTGTTGGACCTACAGGAGTAGGAAAAACATATTTGGCAAAATCTTTGGCAAAAGCTTTATTTGGTGAAGAAGATGCTATGATAAGAATTGACATGAGTGAATATATGGAAAAACATTCAGTTTCAAGATTAATTGGCTCACCTCCAGGATATGTTGGATATGACGAAGGGGGACAATTAACAGAAGCTGTAAGAAGAAAGCCTTATTCAGTAGTATTATTTGATGAAATTGAAAAGGCTCATCCTGATGTATTTAATGCTTTATTACAAGTTTTAGATGATGGTAGATTAACAGATTCTAAGGGTAAAGTAGTAAACTTTAAAAATACAATATTAATAATGACTTCAAATGTAGGAGCACATAGTTTAGAAAGAAAAAGTACTTTAGGTTTTACTTCTTCAGAAAATGAAGAAAAAGAAGAATATGATAAAAACAAGGAAATTATTACTGAAGAATTAAAAAGAACCTTTAGACCAGAATTTTTAAACAGGGTTGATGATATAATCGTATTTAGTAATTTAACAGAAAAAGATACTAAGAAAGTAGCAGAAATAATGTTAAATGAAATGGTTGAAAGACTTGCTAAATTAGAGATAAAAGTAAGTTATGACAATAAATTAATCAATTTAGTTAGTAAAGAGGGGTTTGATAAAACCTATGGTGCAAGACCATTAGAAAGAGTAATCCGAACTAAAATAGAGGACAAATTGGCTGAGGCAATTTTAAGTCAAGAAGTTCAAAGAGAAGATGAGATTATTATTTCTACAAGAGGAGACAAAGTTACTTTTAAGAAAAAAGAAAACAAACCAGTTGAGGTTGAAAGTAAATAA
- a CDS encoding IclR family transcriptional regulator: MAEIVQSLDRALNILEIVAKNENGIGIKELSERTSLHKSTVHRLLHSLIYKGFVEQDEITGKYFITFKLYELGINKIQNIDLVKIARPYVEELMDKVDEVVHLVVRDGNYIVYVDKVESKNTIRMFSTIGKRTPLYCSSVGKAITAHLSEEEVEEIWNSSDVKKFTPTTITDFNKFKEELKNIRNLGYAIDNEENEIGVRCIGAPIFNIDGKVESAISVSGPANRMTDEKLNEISNYIRYYANKISERLGYNVN; this comes from the coding sequence ATGGCAGAAATAGTTCAATCTTTAGATAGGGCCTTAAATATATTGGAAATAGTAGCAAAAAATGAAAATGGAATAGGAATTAAAGAGTTAAGTGAACGGACTAGTCTACATAAAAGTACTGTACATAGACTTTTACATTCTTTAATTTACAAAGGATTTGTAGAACAGGATGAAATAACAGGAAAATATTTCATAACATTTAAATTATATGAATTAGGAATTAATAAGATTCAAAATATCGACTTAGTTAAAATTGCAAGACCATATGTTGAAGAATTAATGGATAAGGTTGATGAAGTAGTTCATTTAGTGGTAAGAGATGGAAATTACATTGTTTATGTTGATAAGGTTGAAAGTAAAAATACAATTAGAATGTTTTCAACTATTGGTAAAAGAACTCCTTTGTATTGTTCTTCAGTAGGTAAGGCAATTACTGCACATTTATCGGAAGAAGAAGTTGAAGAAATTTGGAATAGTTCAGATGTTAAAAAATTTACACCAACAACTATTACAGATTTTAATAAATTTAAAGAGGAACTTAAAAATATAAGAAATTTAGGATATGCTATAGATAATGAAGAAAATGAAATTGGGGTAAGATGTATAGGAGCACCTATTTTTAATATAGATGGAAAAGTAGAATCAGCCATAAGTGTTTCCGGTCCAGCTAATAGGATGACAGATGAGAAATTAAATGAAATTTCAAACTATATTAGATATTATGCAAACAAAATTTCAGAAAGATTAGGATATAATGTAAACTAA
- a CDS encoding CtsR family transcriptional regulator, with protein MAGLSNSIERFIKDLLEQTEDGIVEIGRNDLANQFNCAPSQINYVLTTRFTPYKGYYIESRRGGSGYIKIMKLTFTEESSIDQIINDVIGDSITKDMAYNIVNSLYEEEILSKREGQLILHALEDVALTNVNINYRNIVRADILRNMLLAFLR; from the coding sequence ATGGCGGGTCTAAGTAATAGTATAGAAAGATTTATAAAGGATTTACTTGAACAAACAGAAGATGGTATAGTAGAAATAGGAAGAAATGATTTGGCAAATCAATTTAATTGTGCACCATCTCAAATTAACTATGTATTAACCACAAGATTTACTCCATATAAAGGGTATTATATAGAGAGTAGAAGAGGTGGAAGTGGATATATAAAAATAATGAAACTAACTTTTACAGAAGAATCGTCAATAGATCAAATAATTAATGATGTAATAGGTGATAGTATAACTAAGGATATGGCATATAATATAGTAAATAGTTTATACGAGGAAGAAATTTTAAGTAAAAGGGAAGGTCAATTAATACTACATGCATTGGAAGATGTGGCTCTTACCAATGTTAATATCAACTATAGGAATATTGTAAGAGCTGATATTTTAAGAAATATGCTATTGGCTTTTCTCCGATAG
- a CDS encoding sugar kinase, whose protein sequence is MAKVVTLGEIMLRLSTPGYRRFVQSDSFDVNYGGGEANVAVSLANYGHEAYFVSKLPNNPIGQSAVNSLRKYGVHTDYITRGGDRVGIYYLETGASMRPSKVVYDRAHSSISEATIKDFDFDKIFKDAKWFHFSGITPALSKEAADLTEAACKAAKANGVTVSVDLNYRKNLWTPEEAQKVMTNLMQYVDVCIGNEEDAHLTLGFKPGDTDVTTGELELEGYKNIFKQMIEKFNFKYVISSLRESYSASDNGWSACAYDGNEFYVSRKYEVRIVDRVGGGDSFASGTIHGLLEGKNFKDALEFGVAASALKHTINGDFNLVTIEEVENLVGGDASGRVQR, encoded by the coding sequence ATGGCAAAAGTTGTTACCTTAGGAGAAATAATGTTAAGATTATCCACACCTGGATACAGAAGATTTGTTCAATCAGATTCTTTTGATGTAAACTACGGTGGTGGAGAAGCAAATGTAGCTGTTTCATTAGCTAACTATGGACATGAAGCTTATTTTGTTAGTAAATTACCAAATAATCCAATTGGTCAATCTGCAGTAAACAGCCTAAGAAAATATGGTGTACATACAGACTATATAACTAGAGGCGGAGACAGAGTAGGTATTTACTATTTAGAAACCGGTGCTTCAATGAGACCATCAAAAGTAGTATACGATAGAGCTCATTCTTCCATTAGTGAAGCAACTATAAAAGATTTTGACTTTGATAAAATATTTAAAGATGCAAAATGGTTCCATTTTTCAGGCATAACTCCAGCATTAAGTAAAGAAGCAGCTGATTTAACAGAAGCGGCTTGTAAGGCAGCAAAAGCTAATGGAGTTACTGTTTCCGTAGATTTAAACTATAGAAAAAATTTATGGACTCCAGAAGAAGCTCAAAAAGTTATGACAAATTTAATGCAATATGTTGATGTTTGTATTGGTAATGAAGAAGATGCTCATTTAACTTTAGGATTTAAACCTGGCGATACAGATGTAACTACAGGAGAATTGGAATTAGAAGGATATAAAAACATATTTAAACAAATGATAGAAAAATTCAACTTTAAATATGTTATAAGCTCATTAAGAGAATCCTACTCTGCATCTGACAATGGTTGGTCTGCATGTGCATATGACGGAAATGAATTCTATGTTTCAAGAAAATATGAAGTTAGAATTGTAGATAGAGTTGGTGGTGGAGATTCCTTTGCTTCAGGAACTATTCACGGCTTACTTGAAGGAAAGAACTTTAAAGATGCCTTAGAATTTGGTGTTGCTGCTTCAGCATTAAAACATACAATTAATGGTGACTTTAACCTAGTAACTATAGAAGAAGTTGAAAACCTAGTTGGTGGAGATGCTTCTGGAAGAGTTCAAAGATAA
- a CDS encoding protein arginine kinase: MVRWLELKKDTEYDDVVISSRIRLARNLTKYKFPNSMNSEEAKEISDIFIKAIKNIDENKEFTVVSLKNIDSIDRRVLMEEHLISPELIKNKDISYYIINEKNFLNLMINEEDHLRLQVLLPGFDLHQAFEIAKVTDNKLEENINFAFDKDFGYLTSCPTNTGTGMRASVMLHLPALKLGNYLQGIMDSLAKLGLTIRGVYGEGSDALGDMFQISNQRTLGFSEVEVIDKLENIAIKIIERERNIRRELLGQKSNYLKDKVYRALGTLKYARIISDREALKHLSFLRMGIDLGLYNRLNYNQITNLMLSVQKYNILKYKYSLKSFEEENVLRADYIRDFFEQEEIINE, from the coding sequence ATGGTTAGGTGGTTAGAACTAAAAAAAGATACAGAATATGATGATGTAGTTATTAGTTCAAGAATTAGATTAGCTAGAAACTTAACTAAATATAAATTTCCTAATAGTATGAATTCAGAAGAGGCAAAAGAAATTTCCGATATCTTTATTAAGGCTATTAAAAATATAGATGAAAATAAGGAATTTACAGTTGTTTCTTTAAAAAATATAGATAGTATTGACAGAAGAGTGCTAATGGAAGAACATTTAATTAGTCCAGAGCTAATTAAAAACAAGGATATTTCTTATTATATTATTAATGAAAAAAACTTTCTGAACCTAATGATTAATGAGGAAGACCATTTAAGGCTACAGGTTTTATTACCGGGGTTTGATTTGCATCAAGCTTTTGAAATTGCAAAAGTCACCGATAATAAACTTGAGGAGAATATAAATTTTGCCTTTGATAAGGACTTTGGTTATTTAACATCATGTCCTACAAATACAGGAACAGGTATGAGAGCATCGGTAATGTTACATCTACCTGCTTTAAAGCTTGGAAATTACCTTCAAGGTATAATGGACTCCCTAGCAAAGCTCGGTTTAACAATTAGAGGAGTTTACGGTGAAGGCAGTGACGCTTTAGGTGATATGTTTCAAATATCAAATCAAAGAACTTTAGGTTTTTCAGAAGTTGAAGTAATAGATAAATTAGAAAATATAGCAATAAAAATAATAGAAAGAGAACGAAATATTAGAAGAGAGTTACTTGGTCAAAAATCCAATTATTTAAAAGATAAGGTTTATAGGGCATTGGGAACATTAAAATATGCAAGAATTATTTCTGATAGGGAAGCATTAAAACATTTATCGTTTTTAAGAATGGGTATAGACTTAGGATTATATAATAGATTGAATTATAATCAAATAACAAATTTAATGTTATCGGTACAAAAGTATAATATATTAAAATACAAATATTCTTTAAAGTCTTTTGAAGAAGAAAATGTATTAAGAGCTGATTATATTAGAGATTTCTTCGAACAGGAGGAGATAATCAATGAATAA
- a CDS encoding AI-2E family transporter, whose translation MKVDWNEKDKTKAIYGIIVAVVSIIFFFVLYRIDDVKESIGTFFGIFYPFIIGGVFAFLLNLPLSFIEKKLNKIKAFSKLKDKTKRVISTTLTYVLFLLFIVLFFSLLIPQLYDSIKTLIDSASKLMTTTNLYKIEEILEKFKIDPKIVEFITDRANEILGFITDFFKGILPRLGSMASGVVNTTVAWFIGFIASIYILFDKERFGALTRKVSYSFLPTKISENLIRIVMKINTTMKGYIGGQLLVVSMLGIMIAVALSILGVEGAIAMGFIIAVTDLIPYIGPWIGSVPVFLMISVQNFNKALIFIVIILVAQQIEENLLKPRVQSDKLGISAFWILVSIIIGGSLFGIVGMIIGVPIFVVIYQLIKEVSEYKLKKKGLPVATDEYLKEENKIISGKSSENKDGKILDMDNNE comes from the coding sequence ATGAAAGTTGATTGGAATGAGAAGGATAAAACCAAAGCGATTTATGGGATAATTGTAGCTGTTGTTTCTATAATATTTTTCTTTGTCCTATATAGAATTGATGATGTAAAAGAAAGTATAGGAACTTTCTTTGGGATTTTCTATCCATTCATAATAGGTGGTGTTTTTGCTTTTCTACTAAATTTACCCTTATCTTTTATAGAAAAAAAGTTAAATAAAATAAAGGCTTTTTCAAAATTAAAAGATAAGACTAAAAGAGTTATTTCCACTACATTAACATATGTTTTGTTTTTATTATTTATAGTCCTGTTTTTTAGCTTATTGATTCCACAATTATATGATTCAATTAAGACCTTAATTGATAGTGCTAGTAAGCTTATGACAACTACAAATTTATATAAAATAGAGGAAATACTAGAAAAGTTTAAGATTGACCCTAAAATAGTTGAATTTATTACTGATAGGGCAAATGAAATTTTAGGTTTTATTACGGATTTCTTTAAGGGGATTCTGCCAAGATTAGGCTCAATGGCTTCCGGTGTAGTAAATACAACAGTGGCTTGGTTTATTGGCTTTATTGCATCTATTTATATACTATTTGATAAGGAAAGATTTGGGGCATTGACTAGAAAGGTGTCTTATTCATTTTTGCCAACAAAAATTTCTGAAAATTTAATTAGAATAGTTATGAAAATCAATACTACTATGAAGGGGTATATTGGAGGACAGCTTTTAGTAGTTTCTATGCTAGGTATAATGATAGCTGTTGCTTTAAGTATTCTTGGAGTAGAAGGCGCAATTGCAATGGGCTTTATTATAGCTGTTACGGATTTAATTCCATATATAGGTCCTTGGATAGGTTCGGTACCAGTATTTTTAATGATATCGGTACAGAATTTCAATAAAGCATTAATATTTATTGTAATTATCTTAGTGGCCCAACAAATTGAAGAAAATTTACTTAAGCCAAGGGTGCAAAGCGATAAATTAGGTATTTCTGCTTTTTGGATTTTAGTTTCAATTATAATAGGTGGAAGCTTATTTGGAATTGTCGGTATGATTATAGGTGTGCCAATATTTGTTGTAATATATCAATTAATAAAGGAAGTATCAGAATATAAATTAAAGAAAAAAGGCTTACCAGTAGCTACTGACGAATATTTAAAGGAAGAAAATAAAATTATCTCAGGAAAATCCAGTGAAAACAAAGATGGGAAAATTTTAGATATGGACAATAATGAATAA
- a CDS encoding bifunctional 2-keto-4-hydroxyglutarate aldolase/2-keto-3-deoxy-6-phosphogluconate aldolase has translation MRKFEVIQRIEKVGVVAVIRATSTEEAKRISLACMAGGIDAIEITYTVPGATKVIEELTNEFGDDLLVGAGTVLDSETARTAILAGAKYIVSPAFDLESAKLCNRYQIPYMPGCMTLTEMIKAMEAGADVIKVFPGSAFGPDFVKAVKGPLPQAVLMPTGGVSIDNVDKWIKNGCIAVGVGGNLTKGTSDEMTNSAKEFVGKVKEAREAK, from the coding sequence ATGAGAAAATTTGAAGTTATTCAAAGAATTGAAAAAGTTGGTGTTGTAGCAGTTATTAGAGCTACATCTACAGAAGAAGCTAAGAGAATCTCTTTAGCATGTATGGCAGGTGGTATTGATGCAATCGAAATTACATATACAGTACCTGGTGCTACTAAGGTTATTGAAGAATTAACAAATGAATTTGGAGATGATCTATTAGTTGGTGCAGGAACAGTACTGGACAGTGAAACTGCAAGAACTGCAATTTTAGCTGGAGCTAAATATATTGTAAGTCCTGCTTTTGATTTAGAAAGTGCAAAATTATGTAACAGATATCAAATTCCTTATATGCCTGGTTGTATGACTTTAACAGAAATGATTAAAGCTATGGAAGCGGGTGCAGATGTTATTAAAGTATTCCCTGGTTCTGCATTTGGTCCAGATTTTGTTAAGGCGGTTAAAGGTCCATTGCCTCAAGCAGTATTAATGCCAACTGGTGGAGTTAGTATTGATAATGTTGACAAATGGATTAAAAATGGATGTATAGCCGTTGGTGTTGGTGGAAACCTTACTAAAGGCACAAGTGATGAAATGACAAATTCCGCTAAAGAATTTGTTGGCAAAGTTAAAGAAGCAAGAGAAGCTAAATAA
- the fusA gene encoding elongation factor G, translated as MKDYTTDKIRNLALVGHSGSGKTTLTEAMLYNTGVIGRMGKVEDGNTVSDFSKEETKRKTSINTSIIPIEWKDTKVNLIDTPGYFDFQSEVFSALRASEAALIVIDATNGLQVGTEKVLKYTKEIELPRIIFVNKMEKENAKFAKIVSDLHIEYSKRVIPFTLTLGEGEDFKGIIDVLNKKAYEYNGFERKEVPIPENRVDEVEVVYNEISEVVAETDEELMEKYFSGETFTHEDLMRGITAALLEGTAVPLVAGSAETGAGLDVLFDLIVEYMPSPDDKRAKYGFRHQDDEFREVSVDEPMAAVVFKTVIDPFVGKISIFKVISGKVTKDAEIYNVTKDKVEKLGALFYLRGKEQIEAKEIVAGDIGAISKLSVTQTGDTLASKANPTLFKPIKYPSPTLFIAIEPKTKGDEDKISAALGRLQEEDPSLVTNRDKETKQLTLGGQGNVQLQVALDRLKDEFGVETEIIPLRIAYRETIKGKSDVQGKHKKQSGGAGQYGDVFIKFEPSTEEFEFDEEVFGGAVPKNYFPAVEKGLMESLEKGPLAGYPVVNLKATLYDGSYHPVDSNEMAFKLAAQLAFRKGIKEANPVLLEPIMKIEVTIPEEYMGDIMGDMNKRRGRILGMEPQTDGTQLVIAEAPHAELFEYAIDLRSMTQARGQFNMEFVRYEEVPSNIAEKIIEESKEE; from the coding sequence ATGAAGGATTATACAACGGATAAAATTAGAAACCTAGCTTTAGTTGGTCATAGCGGAAGTGGTAAAACCACTCTTACAGAGGCTATGCTATATAACACAGGAGTTATAGGAAGAATGGGGAAAGTGGAAGATGGAAATACAGTTTCTGACTTTTCAAAAGAGGAAACGAAAAGAAAAACTTCCATTAATACTTCAATTATTCCAATAGAATGGAAAGATACGAAGGTTAATTTAATAGACACTCCTGGATATTTTGATTTTCAAAGTGAGGTTTTTTCTGCCCTTAGAGCAAGTGAAGCTGCTTTAATAGTAATAGATGCTACAAATGGACTTCAAGTAGGAACTGAAAAAGTATTAAAATATACAAAAGAAATAGAATTACCTAGAATTATTTTTGTAAATAAAATGGAAAAGGAAAATGCGAAATTTGCAAAAATCGTTTCAGATCTTCATATTGAGTATTCTAAAAGAGTAATTCCTTTTACTTTGACTTTAGGAGAAGGAGAAGATTTCAAAGGTATTATAGATGTGTTAAATAAAAAAGCATATGAATATAATGGTTTTGAAAGAAAAGAAGTACCAATTCCTGAAAATAGAGTAGATGAAGTTGAAGTAGTTTATAATGAAATTAGTGAAGTCGTTGCTGAAACCGATGAAGAATTAATGGAAAAATATTTTTCAGGAGAAACATTTACCCATGAAGATTTAATGAGGGGTATTACTGCAGCATTACTTGAAGGTACAGCTGTTCCTTTAGTTGCAGGATCAGCAGAAACAGGGGCAGGTTTAGATGTATTATTTGATTTAATTGTTGAATACATGCCTTCACCAGATGATAAAAGAGCTAAATATGGATTCAGACATCAAGATGATGAATTTAGGGAAGTTTCAGTAGATGAACCTATGGCAGCAGTTGTATTTAAAACTGTAATAGATCCATTTGTTGGTAAAATTTCAATTTTCAAGGTAATATCAGGTAAAGTTACAAAGGATGCAGAAATCTATAATGTTACAAAAGACAAGGTTGAAAAATTAGGAGCTTTATTCTACTTAAGAGGTAAAGAACAAATAGAGGCAAAGGAAATAGTAGCTGGAGATATTGGAGCTATTTCTAAACTATCTGTTACACAGACTGGAGATACTTTAGCTTCAAAGGCTAATCCAACTTTATTTAAACCTATAAAATATCCTTCACCAACCTTATTTATTGCTATTGAGCCAAAAACAAAGGGTGACGAGGACAAAATCTCTGCAGCTTTGGGACGATTACAAGAGGAAGATCCTAGTTTAGTAACTAATAGGGATAAAGAAACCAAACAATTAACCTTAGGTGGCCAAGGTAATGTTCAATTACAAGTGGCTTTAGATAGATTAAAGGATGAATTTGGAGTTGAAACTGAAATTATTCCTTTAAGAATTGCTTATAGGGAAACTATTAAAGGAAAATCAGATGTTCAAGGTAAACATAAAAAACAATCTGGTGGAGCTGGACAATACGGAGATGTATTTATAAAATTTGAACCGTCTACAGAAGAATTTGAATTTGATGAAGAGGTTTTTGGAGGAGCAGTTCCGAAAAATTATTTCCCAGCAGTTGAAAAAGGATTAATGGAATCTTTAGAAAAAGGACCTTTAGCAGGTTATCCTGTAGTAAATTTAAAAGCAACTCTTTATGATGGTTCATACCACCCAGTTGATTCAAATGAAATGGCATTTAAATTAGCTGCACAGTTAGCATTTAGAAAAGGTATAAAGGAAGCAAATCCTGTATTATTAGAACCTATTATGAAAATTGAAGTAACAATACCAGAAGAATATATGGGCGACATAATGGGAGATATGAACAAACGTAGAGGTAGAATTTTAGGTATGGAACCTCAAACCGATGGTACTCAACTTGTTATTGCAGAAGCACCTCATGCAGAATTATTTGAATATGCAATAGATCTAAGATCTATGACACAAGCAAGGGGACAATTCAATATGGAATTTGTAAGATATGAAGAAGTACCTTCAAACATTGCTGAAAAGATAATAGAGGAATCTAAAGAAGAATAA